One Candidatus Poribacteria bacterium genomic window, GCGAGACGAGCTCGGCGGAGGCGTTGGACAAGACGATATCTCCGGACTCCGCGCTCACCTCGACGAGCACCTGATCCGCATCGCCGGCGCGGCGGACAGCTAGCGCGCGCGGAGCCATCTCCGACGGACTCTCGACGGCGAACCGGACACGGTAGCCGTCCGAGCCGGGCCCCACCGCCAGCAGACGCTTCCCCACCGACGCGAAGAACTCCTGCGCGCCGTCGCCATCGACATCGCCCGTCAGGATCGTCGAGTGGTGCACCGGTCCCCGTGTGCTGGCGCTGTTCACGTTGCGGGGGAACGTGTAGCCCCGCATGCAGAACCGGCCGGGCTCGGCGCTGCTCCATCGCGGCAGGAACGAGGTTCCATCGAACGCCGCAACGTGCAGCGGGCTCTTGCGGTCGACCGTGGCATCGTACGCCTCGGAGACGAAGAACTCGCAGCGACCGTCTCCGTCCAGGTCGGTTACCGCCCACAGGTAGCGGTCGACGATCTCCGCCTTCACGTCGCCTGTGATGACGTCGAACACGACGACGCGCCAGCGTTTGTCGCCCCGGAAGTCGCGGATGTTCACGGCGAGCTCGATCCGCCCGTCGCCGTCGAGGTCGCGCACCGTGTTCGGCAGCGTGTTCAGGAAGAAGTCCGTCGGAACCGCGACATCCGCCTCATTGGCGAGGTACTTGTGCGACCAGGCGAGCGACGCCCCATTCGGCGAGTTGCGGATGAACTCCAGATGCGGCGGCGCATCCGCCTGGATGACGAAGTCCGGCAGCCCGTCGCCGTCCACGTCGAGCACATCGAGCTGGCCATAGTTCCTGCCGACGTTCCAGCGCACGTCGTCGCGAACCGCCCCAGTCGCCGCGTCGTAGACGGCGAGGTGGTACTGCGTCATCATGACGATCTCATTCATGCCGTCCAGATCGGTGTCGGCGAGGCAGACGACGGGCGCGTACATATCCGGCACGCGCTCCGTCTGCCAGACGACGCGCGGACGGTCGATCCCCTCATCGTAGGCAATCAGCCGCCCGTAGTTCTCGGCGGCTCCGATGGCAAACGCGTTGTCGAACTCGACCCGCTGGAGCCCGGCGACGTCCAACAGGAGCTTGGCGATCTTGACGGACGACTCGCCGCCAGGAGCCATCATTCCGCCCCGCCCGTCCACGTCGAGCGTCTCCTGGCGGAGTCCCCACGCCAGAGCGTTATCGTGGCGGTATGCCTCCCCAAACGACTCCTCCGGCATCCCCATGGAACCAGACTCGTTGCCAGCCGCGACGATCAGATGGTTCGTCCACAATCCCAGGTAGTGGCTCCACTGGACCTGGGGAGCGCTCCGCATGGTTCCCTTGAGGTCCGTCTTGCCCGTCATCTGCTCATCGTGGCGCTCCATTTGCCACTCGCCCGACGGTCGCTCGCTCATGGGAATCGCCTTCGTTGGGGGTATCGAGACTACGTCGGCGCTCAAGCCGTGGTGCGTGATAATGAAGAACGCGGAGACGATGCACAGCGCAGTTCGTGGTCGCATGGCATGACCCCTCTCGTCCAGACGCAAGCCTAGCACCCGCGCGGTACGCCGTGAAGCAGCCGACGGCTGCAGCTTGCAGGGGTCCGTGGTTCATGCGATGCTCAGCCCGTTCCAGTATTCACGGATTCGAGGGCTGAAGGGTCCACATGACATTGAGGATCGTCCAGGTCGGCGTGGGAGGGTTCGGCAGAGCCTGGAGACGCGGCATCGAAGAGCTATCCGACGCTCACGTCGTCGCGATCGTCGATCCCCGACGCGACGCGCTCGAAGAGGGTGCTCGCCACTTCGACCTTCCGGCATCGCGTTGCCTCCGTCCCGAGGACCCGTGGGAAGAGATCGACGCCGATCTCGTCATCGACGCCTCACCCCATCTCTACCATCTCGACAATGCCCGGCGCGCCTATCCGAATGGGAAGAGCCACCTCGTCGTCAAGCCGATGGCGGACACGTGGGAGGCAGGCGTCGAGATGGTCGAGCTCGCCGAGAAGCACGGCGTGCGGCTCGTTGTCGGGCAACAGCTCCGCTACCATCCGCTCATCGAGAGGCTCCGCACGGCGGTTGACGAGGGAGCCGTCGGAGCGCCAACGCAGCTCCTCATCGACTTCGTCGAGCCCATGGAGGGCTACACGCACCGAGCCTGGCGGCAGCCCCATCCTCTGCTGGTCGAGAGCGCGATCCACCAGGTCGATTTTGTTCGTTACGTGCTGAACGCGGACGCCGAATCGGTCATCTGCGATACCTGGACGCCGAACTACCTGCCACAGCACATGGCGCTCTCCGCCGTCGCCCTCTACCGCATGACCGACGGAACCCGCGTGTGCTACCGAGGTATCGCCTCCAACGATGCCTCGCTACGCGCGGGATGGCTCGGACGCTGGATGCTGGAGGGCGACCAGGGCATCGTCCGAGTCATCAAGGACACCATCTCGATCAACGGCGATGACATCGCGCTGACCTGGGACGACGGCAGACCCGCCAGCGACCTCGGCCTGCCGCGTCTGAACGCCCGCATCGTCTACGAGACGGCGCGCTACATCCGCGAGGGCGTGGAGCCCGGCGTCAGCGGACGCAACAATCTGAACAGCCTCCACATGTCGATGGGCGCTGTTCAGTCAGCGGAACAGGGCACGCGCGTCGATCTCTACCGCCGTACCTGACAACCTAACCCCACAAAGCTGCCCCAGCACCCACTTTCTGAGTCTTCTTCCGGC contains:
- a CDS encoding Gfo/Idh/MocA family oxidoreductase, which translates into the protein MTLRIVQVGVGGFGRAWRRGIEELSDAHVVAIVDPRRDALEEGARHFDLPASRCLRPEDPWEEIDADLVIDASPHLYHLDNARRAYPNGKSHLVVKPMADTWEAGVEMVELAEKHGVRLVVGQQLRYHPLIERLRTAVDEGAVGAPTQLLIDFVEPMEGYTHRAWRQPHPLLVESAIHQVDFVRYVLNADAESVICDTWTPNYLPQHMALSAVALYRMTDGTRVCYRGIASNDASLRAGWLGRWMLEGDQGIVRVIKDTISINGDDIALTWDDGRPASDLGLPRLNARIVYETARYIREGVEPGVSGRNNLNSLHMSMGAVQSAEQGTRVDLYRRT